The following are encoded in a window of Penicillium oxalicum strain HP7-1 chromosome II, whole genome shotgun sequence genomic DNA:
- a CDS encoding Chanoclavine-I aldehyde reductase: MTKLFTPLRVGRMDLAHRITMAPMTRFRVDDDHVPLPLVKEHYAQRASLPGTLIITEATLISPRAGLYPNVPGIWNDAQIAAWKEVTEAVHAKGSYIYLQLWALGRVASADLLKAAGYDLVSASDIPVSSDAPTPRPLNEDEIQAFIQDYAQAARNAVAAGFDGVEIHGANGYLIDQFIQDVSNKRTDRWGGSVENRARFAIEVTRAVADAIGADRTGIRFSPWSTFQSMKMADPRPQFSYLARELAPLKLAYTHLVEARIAGNADCESEEELTFFLDAYRGAGPVVIAGGYQPETAKEAVDEKYKDHDVVIGFGRPYTSNPDLPFRVKNNIPLVPHNRDTLYNAKDSKGYNDWEFSAEFKKAMEAQA, from the coding sequence ATGACCAAGCTTTTCACCCCCCTGCGCGTTGGGCGCATGGATCTCGCCCACCGCATCACCATGGCGCCAATGACTCGTTTCCGTGTGGACGATGACCACGTCCCCTTGCCTCTTGTCAAGGAACACTACGCTCAGCGTGCCTCCTTGCCCGGCACGCTGATCATCACCGAGGCCACGCTCATCTCCCCGCGCGCCGGTCTTTACCCCAACGTTCCTGGTATCTGGAACGACGCCCAAATCGCCGCCTGGAAAGAAGTCACCGAGGCGGTGCACGCCAAGGGCTCCTACATCTACCTCCAACTCTGGGCTCTCGGCCGTGTCGCCAGCGCCGATCTTCTCAAGGCCGCCGGTTACGACCTCGTCTCCGCCAGCGACATTCCTGTTTCCAGCGATGCGCCCACTCCCCGCCCGCTCAACGAAGATGAGATCCAGGCGTTCATCCAGGATTACGCCCAGGCGGCGCGCAACGCTGTCGCAGCCGGCTTCGATGGTGTCGAGATCCACGGTGCCAACGGCTACTTGATCGATCAGTTCATCCAGGACGTCTCCAACAAGCGAACAGACCGCTGGGGTGGCAGCGTGGAGAACCGTGCCCGGTTCGCGATCGAAGTCACCCGTGCCGTGGCCGACGCCATTGGAGCCGACCGCACCGGAATTCGTTTCAGTCCTTGGAGTACATTCCAGTCCATGAAGATGGCAGACCCGCGCCCGCAGTTCTCGTATCTGGCGCGCGAGCTTGCCCCGCTCAAGTTGGCTTACACGCATCTGGTCGAGGCTCGCATTGCTGGCAATGCGGACTGCGAGAGTGAAGAAGAGTTGACTTTCTTCCTGGACGCGTACCGTGGCGCCGGCCCCGTCGTCATCGCGGGTGGATACCAGCCCGAGACTGCGAAGGAGGCCGTCGATGAAAAGTACAAAGACCACGACGTGGTGATTGGCTTTGGTCGTCCTTACACCTCGAACCCTGATCTGCCCTTCCGCGTGAAGAACAACATCCCTCTTGTGCCTCACAATCGCGACACTTTATACAACGCCAAGGATAGCAAGGGTTACAATGATTGGGAATTCAGTGCGGAGTTCAAGAAGGCCATGGAGGCCCAGGCTTAA